The genomic segment CTTAAATAATTGTGGCCAAATATATTTTAAAGAAAAGTATGCCCCCAAAGCTAACGGTACAAAATCAAAGACAGTAAATTCTGGAGGACGTTCGACAAAAAATAAACTCTCCATACCCTCTTTGCCGTACATAACGCCGCCAAAATACCCAAGCCAACGGCGCTGGGTAAAAACATTACTCATCCATCCTTCAGTAAAATTTGGATAAGTGCCTATTGCCAGCAACTCGGATAGTGCTTGTTGATGATTAGCTGCCTGCGCCATGTTGCGCACATACTCCATGCTTAATCTCTCCGATTCTGGCAGATAAATTTCTTGACCAATGCCAACATAAGCATGAAACAATTGCGGATGGCGACGCACAAGCTCTATGCCAAGAATACTCCCCCATGAATGACCAACCAGAAATATCTTGTTTTTATGAAATCGTTTGGTGAGATGCAGTATTAATTCATGTGCATCGCTAATTATTTGTTCAACATTCATTGTGTTGCTATCAATAAATGGCGAATATGATTTTCCTGCACCACGCTGTTCCCATAATGCAACAATAAAATGATTCTCTAATGCTGAGTTAAAATGTCTAACCAATGGTAGTTCAGTTGCACCTGGGCCACCATGCAAATACAACAATATAGGATTATTAATATTCTTTGCACGCAGCAATACCGCCTGTGGGTAGTTACCAAGCTTAATGTCTTCAAATGATGCAATACTTTGTGTAATAGTCTCATTATTAG from the Deltaproteobacteria bacterium genome contains:
- a CDS encoding alpha/beta hydrolase, with the translated sequence MKYNILNIINMKIRGAGSIKKMVAHVLLLVFAFVVVALLLVTVCVLISNSRRYTPAFLDTNNETITQSIASFEDIKLGNYPQAVLLRAKNINNPILLYLHGGPGATELPLVRHFNSALENHFIVALWEQRGAGKSYSPFIDSNTMNVEQIISDAHELILHLTKRFHKNKIFLVGHSWGSILGIELVRRHPQLFHAYVGIGQEIYLPESERLSMEYVRNMAQAANHQQALSELLAIGTYPNFTEGWMSNVFTQRRWLGYFGGVMYGKEGMESLFFVERPPEFTVFDFVPLALGAYFSLKYIWPQLFKLGDYRVVANQLEVPIYLFEGRYDYNAPSILVQKYFDVLIAPKKELFWFEFSAHMPNFEEADKFNRIMINKVLPEALSLSSNCLMYLKSLNYKILSQQNEDKCDNI